The genomic stretch ATGGGATAGAATACTTTCAGGAATAGATTAGTTATAATATGCAAGCTGGATTCTAGAAAGGCATAATGAGCAATGGCTAAAAATGTACTGATGGATTCTGAGACTATTAACCGCGCGATCGTGCGGATTACTTCTGAAATTTTAGAGAAAAATAAAGGCGCTAAAGAGATTGCTGTAATCGGCGTTAGAACAAGAGGAGTACATATAGCCCAGAGAATAGTGGATAGAATCAACAAAGTTGAAAAGATAAAACCGCCAATGGGCACAGTTGATATTACTCTTTACAGAGACGATCTTAGAAGTAAGACTGAGTGGCCAAAAGTTGAGAAAACGGAAATTGATTTTAGTGTTGAAGACAAAGAAGTCATTTTGGTAGATGATGTAATATATACCGGCAGAACTACAAGGGCAGCACTTGAGACAATAATGGATTTTGGCAGGCCTTCTTCTATACAGCTCGTGGTTTTAGTAGATAGAGGCCATAGGGAGTTGCCAATTCAACCGGATTATGTTGGTATTAAAATAGATACATTAATATCAGAGAAAGTTAGAGTGCATTTAAAAGAAACAGACACAACAGACGAAGTAGTAGTGCTTAAGAGCTAAAATGACATTTCAACGAAAACACATTTTGGGGCTTGAGGAGCTTTCGGCAGAGGAAATAACCCTCATACTTGATACCGCCGAATCTATGAAAGAGGTGTCAGAGAGGGATGTTAAAAAGGTTCCCGCACTAAGAGGTGTTACTGTCTGCAATCTGTTCTATGAACCAAGCACAAGAACAAGGTCCTCATTTGAAATAGCAGAGAAAAGACTAAGCGCTGATGTTCTAAATTTCACTTCCTCACATAGCAGCGTAACCAAAGGAGAGACTCTTTTAGACACTGCGAGAAACCTTGAGGCTATGGGGGCGAGTGTGATTGTAATAAGACATCCTCTATCAGGAGCGCCATGGCTTTTGGCAAATGAGCTTGATTCCTCAATTATAAATGCAGGAGATGGATCACATGAGCATCCAAGCCAAGCACTATTAGATTTATTCACTATTAGAGAAATCAAAGGAAAGATAAAAGGATTAAAAGTTGTTATTGCTGGGGACATACTTCACAGCAGGGTAGCAAGATCTAACATCTGGGGACTTTCGAAACTAGGAGCCGAGGTAAGGGTAGTCGGACCGCCAACATTAATACCCAAATATCTAAAGCAGACAAAGGCTAAAACGTTCTACAACTTAGATAAAGCGATTGAAGGAGCAGATGTTGTAATGATGCTCAGGATTCAAATGGAGCGTCAGGACTCAGAGTATTTCCCTTCCTTAAGAGAGTACTCAAGATTTTTCGGGCTTAAGCGAGACAAATTGAAAAAAGCAAAAAAGAACGTAACAGTTATGCATCCGGGCCCTATCAACCGAGGTATTGAATTATCCTCGGATATTGCAGATGACGCAGGCTCAGTAATATTAGATCAGGTATCAAACGGAATCGCAGTCAGAATGGCAATGTTTTATCTAGTAGCATCAGCAAGGAGAAATCAGTGAGCATACTCATTAAAGGCGGGAGGATCATTGATCCCTCTCAAAAGATGGATGAAAAAGCTAATATTCTTATTGAAAACGGCAAAGTAAAATCATTTCCTAAAACCACTAAAAAATTAGAGCAGGACAAAAAAGTTAAAGTAATAAATGCAAAAGGAAAGGTAGTCTCACCGGGTTTTGTAGATATACATGTACACCTTCGTGAGCCTGGATTTGAACACAAAGAAACTATCAGCTCAGGCTGCAAGTCTGCTGCCGCAGGCGGCTTTACAACCATAGTGTGTATGCCCAACACTAACCCTATAAACGATAACGCATCTGTTACTGAATACATCATGTTAAAAGCCAGAACAGAAGGGATTGTAAATGTGTTCCCAATTGGAGCAATCACAAAGGGAGAGAAGGGTGAGTCGCTTGCACAGATTGGTGAGATGTACGAGGCAGGGTGTGTTGGTGTGTCAGATGATGGAGTTCCGGTTATGAACTCTAAAGTTCTGCGGCATGCCATGGAGTACGTTCAGGCATTCGATATACCAGTGATATCTCATGCTGAGGATATAAATCTTTCAGGTGCTGGTGTTATGAATGAGGGAGAGGTATCGACTCAGCTTGGGCTCGCCGGAATACCGTGCGCATCTGAAGATATAATAGTTTCAAGAGATATAACAGTTGCAGAACTAACCGGGGCAAGGCTTCATATATGCCACGTGTCTTCTGCAGGGTCAGTAAGGCTTATCAAAGCTGCAAAGAAAAGGGGAGTTAAAGTAACCGCTGAGGCAACGCCCCATCATTTCACACTCACCGATGAAGCGGTTAATCAATACAACACTAATGCTAAGATGAACCCTCCTCTAAGAACAGAGAAGGATAGGCTGGCAGTAATTCAAGGTCTTAAGGACGACACTCTAGATGCTATTGCTACAGATCATGCCCCGCACAGCGAGGATGAGAAAAAAGTAGAGTTTGATCTTGCGCCATTTGGAATAATTGGTCTTGAGACTTGTCTTCCACTATCTCTTAAGCTTGTTGAAGACAAAGTTCTTAGCCTTAATAAAATGATTAGCAAAATGACCAATATTCCTTCAGACATACTTAAACTAGGAAAAGGAACTTTAGCAGTAGGTAGTGCTGCGGACGTGGTGATTTTTGATCCGGACAAAGAGATAACTGTAGATACGGATATGATTCATTCCAAATCTACGAATAGCCCGTTTATTGGCTGGAATTTAAAAGGAAAGGTTGAACATACACTGGTAAATGGAAAAGTAGTTTTCTCTGCCTAGATGATTAATTCTTCTCCACGTAGCAAACTTCTGGATATTTCTTGCTTATAGAATTCCAAAATTCAGTAGACACCTCATCCAGTTCATACTCAGGGTTTACCTCTACCTGTCCTGTCTCAAGGTTTATCTCAACCATAGGTTTATCATCATCGGTAAGTAGTACGAACTCTTTTGGTCCAATGGCTTTATAGCTTGTTGCAATCTTTTGCTCAGGGTTTATATCAATGCCAACAGTGGGTTCCAGGTGAATTTCAGTATCAGATTCGTCTTCGAAAAAAACTATATCCTCTTTGAGGTCAGGCGCTAGAGTAACTTTGGGAGTAGGTTGGACTTGTTTAACTAAATTAGGCTTATCGGGAACATCTTCTCTTCCTTGAACTAGCGTGTTTTGGGTATTAATCGAGCCTGATTCAATATTTATAACGATATATTTGCCTTCGTACAACAGATAGGAAGAGATTCCAAGTAAAACAGCTAGTATTAGTATTAGACTATATCTAATCATAATCGTCTCCTACGCTATATTTTTTACCCCAAAACTCATATTTAGAAGTATACTGAGAGGCAGTCAATTTTCTTGTTTATTTTTGTATCTTGGGAACTTTTTTTCGAGGAAGGGTGGTACTGTTGACGCATGAATCTATAGTTCAACTCTAAATATTGCAACTGTCCCTGTTACTTGAATTTCTGTTTTTGAAAATCGATCTTTTAACCCCTTCTCTAAGGTGTCTAAATCGTCATCAAGGTTAGTGAATATTTTGCGTTTATTATATTTTTTCATAAACCAATTTGTGAGCCAATTCTTCTCTACTCCTATGTTCAATATAGTAGAGCCGAATATAACACCTTTAGGGTTGAGTAGCTTTTTTAAATGATCAAATACAACAAGCTTAGTATCCATAGTGCCCGGCAGGCAATGTATTACAGCATTTAGTCCGATTGAATCAAATTTACCTATATCTAGTTCTATTGGCTCAAGTATATTTGCTCTATATGTCTCTGGATTATATTGCGACATTCTTTGAGCAGTATGCTCTAAACAGTTCGGGTTTAAGTCCATTAGCGCAAGCCTTGGGCTGCCCGTAGGAAATACTGTTTTTTCCAGATAAAATCCTGATCCCACGCCAACTTCTAAGTGATTTGAAGTAATATTTGCATTATATAAACGGAGTCTGCTGCCAATTGGACTCTTCCAAACATAGGGCACGATGAGTCTAATGATTAAAAAGTCATAGAAGCCCAGCATCTTAGGAGTGTATAAAGCTTGTCCTGCATCAACTTGTTCTTTTGTAACATTCAATGGTTTAATTCCTTATTAATCCTAACAAAACACTTACGATCAAGCAAATAACTAATATTAGCAATTTATATATACATCAAAATAAATACGAGTTTAGTATTCAAAGTTGTTTTTCTTATTTGTTTTCTTAGTTAAGTTTATAGCTCTATTCAAGGAGCGGCTAGTACAAAGTTGAATACTTCAGTAAATAACGCAGATAATATGCAAAGGCCTCTATTTAATAGGGATTTCATACTTATTACGCTTTCTTCTTTTGTATTTTTCTTTAATTTCCACTCTTTTATTTTGCTTCCCATAAGAATTGAAGATCTGGGCGGAAGTGAATCCAGAATTGGTTTCATCATGGGCATGGCGGCTATGGCCACTATACTTACTACTCCTGCTGTAGGAATGGCAATAGATCGTTTTGGTAAAAAGTGGTTCTTGGCTGCTGGAGGGATTTTAATGTCCGTTACTACGCTTCCCTTTGCCTTTTTAGATACTTTAAATTTTTT from Thermodesulfobacteriota bacterium encodes the following:
- the pyrR gene encoding bifunctional pyr operon transcriptional regulator/uracil phosphoribosyltransferase PyrR: MAKNVLMDSETINRAIVRITSEILEKNKGAKEIAVIGVRTRGVHIAQRIVDRINKVEKIKPPMGTVDITLYRDDLRSKTEWPKVEKTEIDFSVEDKEVILVDDVIYTGRTTRAALETIMDFGRPSSIQLVVLVDRGHRELPIQPDYVGIKIDTLISEKVRVHLKETDTTDEVVVLKS
- a CDS encoding aspartate carbamoyltransferase catalytic subunit — protein: MTFQRKHILGLEELSAEEITLILDTAESMKEVSERDVKKVPALRGVTVCNLFYEPSTRTRSSFEIAEKRLSADVLNFTSSHSSVTKGETLLDTARNLEAMGASVIVIRHPLSGAPWLLANELDSSIINAGDGSHEHPSQALLDLFTIREIKGKIKGLKVVIAGDILHSRVARSNIWGLSKLGAEVRVVGPPTLIPKYLKQTKAKTFYNLDKAIEGADVVMMLRIQMERQDSEYFPSLREYSRFFGLKRDKLKKAKKNVTVMHPGPINRGIELSSDIADDAGSVILDQVSNGIAVRMAMFYLVASARRNQ
- a CDS encoding dihydroorotase; the protein is MSILIKGGRIIDPSQKMDEKANILIENGKVKSFPKTTKKLEQDKKVKVINAKGKVVSPGFVDIHVHLREPGFEHKETISSGCKSAAAGGFTTIVCMPNTNPINDNASVTEYIMLKARTEGIVNVFPIGAITKGEKGESLAQIGEMYEAGCVGVSDDGVPVMNSKVLRHAMEYVQAFDIPVISHAEDINLSGAGVMNEGEVSTQLGLAGIPCASEDIIVSRDITVAELTGARLHICHVSSAGSVRLIKAAKKRGVKVTAEATPHHFTLTDEAVNQYNTNAKMNPPLRTEKDRLAVIQGLKDDTLDAIATDHAPHSEDEKKVEFDLAPFGIIGLETCLPLSLKLVEDKVLSLNKMISKMTNIPSDILKLGKGTLAVGSAADVVIFDPDKEITVDTDMIHSKSTNSPFIGWNLKGKVEHTLVNGKVVFSA
- a CDS encoding class I SAM-dependent methyltransferase, with the translated sequence MNVTKEQVDAGQALYTPKMLGFYDFLIIRLIVPYVWKSPIGSRLRLYNANITSNHLEVGVGSGFYLEKTVFPTGSPRLALMDLNPNCLEHTAQRMSQYNPETYRANILEPIELDIGKFDSIGLNAVIHCLPGTMDTKLVVFDHLKKLLNPKGVIFGSTILNIGVEKNWLTNWFMKKYNKRKIFTNLDDDLDTLEKGLKDRFSKTEIQVTGTVAIFRVEL